TTAATAAgtattatcaaatcatattatgaaaatttcaaataaataagtttcataatttaaaatttttacttcaaattaaattcaaaaaaaatatgtaatattaaaaataatccgTGCATAGCGCGAGTTTTAGGCTAGTCTAAATATAAGCCTAATTAgtgaaaaaaaaatcatataaacTTATACATGTACAAATTTCCTCATAAGTGAAAGTACTACTATTGACTATTGTGACTAAACAGCCGGTAAAACACACACAAGTCTATGTGTATCTATGTAAGTCAATATAGGTTTATACACTACAAAGTACAAACCTATACCTGtttatatataagtgtatgcataTATACATATTAACTTTATGTGCATGTATGCATCCCCATGCCCATCTATACATGCAAACTTAAGTGTACACTAACAGTAATTGAGATGGTTGAACTCCTTGAGCTTGAAGtcctttttaaaaaaattattttgcatctaaattctagaagaaaaaacaaaaaaaaatgttTAAAGGTATTTTAAAAACACATTTTATACAAAATAAAGGTAAAACCAATTTTAAACCATAACCATATGAATTAAATCAGCCCATATTTCTGAAAAAATTGGTTTTTCCATATGATTTTGGTTCTAACATAACAAAAGAAATTCACAAAATCCAAATTAGACCAATCACACATGTTGTTGTTCCTGTCTGATTAGAGAGAGTTGTGTCAGACTGACAACAAATTAATATTGGAGGAAAactttattcaaaaaaaaatatatatatatatatatatatatatattgaaggAAAACCCAACTAAGTTCAGGTAATTTTAAGAAAATATCCAACACAACAGAACTAGATACAAACGATACCATCCCCAATCAGTGTCATCGATAAGAAATAGCAAAGTTTAAAAATTAGAAGTGCATGCCCAGTTTTGTATTACCATTTCAAAACCTTCAAAACTAAAAGTAAAAATCTTTTTAATGGATGTTTGACCCGGtaatttaaatttgaatctagcaattcctatttattttatctttttcacaaaaaaaaaaaaaacaaattttcAGATCTAATCTGCACAAAACAGATATTTGTTTTGGGTATGTAATATCTCGTTATCTGGCTAAGATAAGACACACGCAACATTTACCCCAACCAGCTTCTTTCCTCAACTAGGCATCATATCTTGACAGCTATTAATTAAAGACAATAATGGCCATGTACAGCAACACCAGGAGACAGAGTATAAAGGATGGTTAAAAATACAAGATACACTAGGCTATAGTTAAATTTGCCTTCTACATGTAATGTAAATTTACATGTACACCAGCAGTAATACACAGTCATGACTTCTTATTAATTATCATTCTTTTGAGGTTTATGTTCTAGTTGTATGAGGTTTATGTTCTAGTTGGTAGGTGCAAGTTAAATCAGATGAAATAATTAACTACCTAGAAAGTATACTTATCCAAATTtaaacataaatctggaccataCAGAAAATGCATAGATATACCCACAAATATGCTACTTAGACAAAAAAAAGGTTAAGTAGACTCTGACCTGCCCATAGAACTGTGGCCTTGTTGCCTTCAAGACAATTCTCTCCAGCTACATCTCTGCATGTAATACTAAGACTTAATTTGATTGTATCCTTTGTGTTATTGCGAACAAGAACTTCCATAGGAGTCATGTCATTTGCCACTATAGAACCTTTAAAGGAAGAAGAGTTGTTTTGAACGTCAGAATCTTCAGAAGAATTGAGGCTTGTAATAACTTCTGTAGTACTTTTGGCAATCCTAAAGCCAAAGGTCAGTGGATCTGGTAGCAGTACATCCATTACAGATGATTGAAGGGCTGCCTGTATTGTGTCCTTGATATTTAATTCCCCAGAGCTATTGCGTCCAGATTGCCACCTTACCTTGATTCTTGATATCAGGTTCTTGATAGAAGCATTCAGTTCGGCTTTCATATTCTTCTCTGAGAAGTTTGGGCTTTTGCTGCTGGGAGGAGCATTGGGCGAATAATCTTTTATTAAAAAGGAACCATCTAGAATTGGTAGTTTGAAATGTTCCAGAGGTATCAATACACGTGCAGTGTAATCTCGGTCAATTCTTGTTTTAGGATAATCATACTCCGCAATATCACCATCATCCAAATCAGTGTTCTTATCATTACAGTTCTCTAGCTGGACGGACACTCCAATCTCAAAGACCACGTCAGTTGGATTAGACAACTCAAGTTCAAGAAAGCGTAGACCCCAGCTTCCTCTGTAAGGATCAATTTTCACCAATTTATCATTCTTACTCTCAGAACGGTCGACTACCTCGGTCAAGCCACCATCCATCTGAGCTACATGGGAAGAGTTATCACCAACATGTGCAGGAATTTCCATGGCAAGCAAACCAGCTTTTACAAAAGATAAGCCCTGCAACACACAGATGTTTAATGGGGTCACCAGGCGACGCCCATATGCAGATGATTCCCCAGGGTTGAGTAATCCTGCAAAAAAGATCTGGAGATTAGTAAAACTCTCAATATATTGAAACTTAATAACGACACATTTTCACTTTCAGTTAGATATCTCCATCACATAAGTGCAAAAGAATCCCAGTGAATGTAGAGTCCCAACAATCTGGCCTAGGTCACGGCGTCAATTCAAATATAGCAATGCTTAAATGATCAAGATAAAAGTTATCTAGGCTACACTAGTGCTAGCCGAATGTAAATAACACATCTCTCAAGTGATGTTATGTAAAGGGAAAAGGAAAGAGAAAGGTACCCACTTATTTCTCTCAAAAGGATGGTAGGATGTACACAGCCTTACCCTAACTCGAGATTAAAGAGGCTGTTTCCAGAAAATGAACCCCGGCATGACGGATAAGAGAGTCAAATCCATGACCATTTGGTCATGAATTGGGCACCTCTAATCCCATCTGGCCAACTTGTGTGAGTGCaaggattttttttaattaaatttcaaTTTAATATTTGTACAAACATAGTGTATTATATAATCATATTacttttttatatttattaaaacatatgtatacatatgtatatataaattttataaatataatttttattgaAGTTGAGAAGGTTTGAACCCCAGACCTTTCTTAACACGAAATATGGGTAATCCAAAAGTGGTAGGTCTAACGGTCCTTATGATTTTGGTATTAGTACATATGACTAAAGATTCACCTTATGCCTATTACACATAGGATCTAACTTTAAAAATACGATACGAAATAGATCGAGGAAGATTGTAAAAGGTACATGAGTGCAAGGTACTAGCTATCATACCCTTGTACATATGAAAATATCATAGTAATACTGCATTCCTATTAGTAGCTGTGATGAATTAATGATAATAAAAAAACCCTAAACATCTTTTTGGGGCCTTCAAAACTGGCATTAGAgataattttcagatatttgTTTCTAAGATTATACCAGAATGACAAATACTAGTAATGATATATCCTGCACATATATGTGATAGTTACCAGCATAATGGATCGTCAACAAAGGGCTGCTTCCATCCTTTGCTTGCCTTACTAGATTTCCATGAGAGTTCCTGTTTAAATTATCAAGATCCACCGAACTAAGCTGCCATGCTTTTAGTGTTACTGGTATGGTCACTTCTGCACCGGGTTTTAGAGGAAGCGCGGACTTTAAAGCTTCATAAGCAATTGATATGACAGAATCTTGATTTTTTCCTGATAATGATATATGTGCCTGCTCAACTGATACTGTGCCTGCATTAGCCACACTGATCCATATTTCACGTATCTCACCTTCGTATAAAATTACAGCACCATCACCACCTACCACATGAGATACTAGCAATGGTAGAGGGGGCACCACAGTAATAAATGGAACAGATACATTTTTCAACTTTCCAGATCCGCAGCAACGGAAAGGATCAGAAAGTACAAGGCCTTGTGCTGCTCCTAAAAGCAGGTTATCAACATCTTTAAAAAAATGTTCGGTAATAACACCAAAGCAATGAACTATGCATCCAGGAATTTTTACTTGTCCCACTTTGGTTGGAATTCCTGATAGCATGATCACTTTCGAGGAATTAGGAGGAAGATCTACACTGATAGGAAAAGCATCGAAATTGCTAGAATGCACTGAAAGATATATACTATCAACAATGAGATTAAAACCGCAAGGATTTGCCAATTCCACCAAGACGTGCACTGGTTCCCCAATAATCCATATTAGCTCCTGCTTACAATTATTAGTTGACTCTCCTTTGCTAAATGGTGTATAAATGAAAGGTCCAGACGGAGCAGATCCCGCCCACCAATCCTCTCTAGCTGGATTGCGTTTGATAATGTCAATCTGCGAGTTATGAAGAGGAAAAGAATGCAACCTGGAAACATTTGCAAACATGGAAATATAGTCACGTATCACATGAAGTTTATGTTTAGCATTATGCAAATTAATTAATCATGTAACTTATGTCCTCTTGGCAACAGATATGTGAAGCATCAAAATTATTAAGATAATTATTTTGGCATGTTGAAAAATTGGAAAAATGTTTAACATTTAGATATGTATACATGAAACTAATATGGAAATTACTGCGATATAGCCCCCAATGTCTACAAAACTGGACAATTTAATCCTTTCGGCAGAAAATTATATCCTAATTGTATCAATGGCTCTCAAGCCCAGATGATAAAAAAAATCCCTTCATTACCTACTTCTTCTAAATTAATCTCTCAACTTAGATCTTGAAGGCAGACACGAAAATGTGATGAATTGCACTGCGCAGAAACAACTAGGTATGTATCAACAACTAATTTCATTTTCATATAGGAAATCTTCACATAATCTTATCAACAATTCATCCTTCCCAATAATGCTGAATCTAACATGTTGCAGCAGAGATTGGGCAGCCGGAACTCTAGAGTTGCCTGCCTGAGCCCACTGATCTGGGGCCCTAGACAAATTAGAGGCAACCATGAAATAGAACTACTACAAGTACAAGTACTGTACAGTGTGCATGATTCTTAATATTTACTTAAAAATCCTTCTTGTTGCTTTGTTGGTTTGAACGAGTGGATGCACATCTATAGATACATATACTTCAAAAACTGCTCATGATTATAATTAGATTTtcatttattcaaaaaaaaacaaaaaaaaaagataTTCATTTGTTCCTAACATTTAGAGCCTTACTGATGAAAGGACTGTCTGCCACTATGACTTCAGAACCAAAATAATGAATATAATAATGGACAATTTTTAACTCAAAGTACAATCGTCTTTTCTTTTCTGCTTTCCTCCTATTTTATAGTCATATACTTGTACTGTTTTTATAAGAAATCTGATGGTGGGGATCTGCATCCCTCTAAAGTCTAAACGCTTCGCTGGAATCTCAGTTTAAAACGTAGTATAACTTTTAAGTGGAAATTCGATACAAAACAATAACACGTCATGATACAGCACAGTAAGAAGTCTGATATCTAGTAAACAGTTTCATTTCATTAATGGGGTCGATTATTGTTCTAGGAAAAAGTAGTGGGTTGAATACGTAGTATTTTAAAGGAAATGACACAATTATACGAAAAACAATAATGAAACAAGCTAAACGCCAGGAAGAGTAATCTTGATGAGAAAAAGTGTTTCATTCTGAATCATCACTGATAACGTTTTGAGATAAAGATCCATAAATTATTTAACAAACAGAAGTGTCCAGTGTAAATATGCAGACATTTGTATATACAAATATGCCCATGAAGGAAACAATAGAAATGCCAAATTGAACCTTATAGTAAATTGTAAATTACAGCCTATACCTTATAAAGGGCAATGCGGGGTCAGCGCAGCGAGTTCCGGAAGGAAGCCTCTCAGCAGAATTTGCAAGAGCGCTAGCAAGACCATTTTGTCCAGCAGGAGTGATTAAAGGATAATAAGATCTAAGTAGACGAGCTGCCGCACTCCAACCAGTGAGTGGATCTCCCGCACGAACAGCAGAAAGAAGTATCTCTCTTAGCACAACCATCTGCAAGGTGCTCCATTGGGACTCGAATAATGAGACTACCAAATGATGATGCATTTTGCTATTGTCAGCCTGGTCTGAATCAATTTCCTTAAAAACAccaaatttcaaaaataaattataatgGCTTGAAGTGTCCGTCAAACTGACAGACAGAAAGAAAGATATACTACTCTCACGTGATACAAAAAGGAAACCTACAATACCCACCCTGTCAGGAACTGAGGTTTCTGACTTGTATTTTCTGAAGTTTTATATTGTTTTGGGTGTTTCTGATTATAGAGAACAGGAAAACAGGTAGCAATCTAAGAAATTTAAGCTAAAATGTAAGAAATTAGCAGTAGTATGATAGTTTCTAGAGAGAGAGAAACCCTAGAGAGATGCAGAAATCAGTTATAGAGAGAGAAAGTACAGAAATTAGAAAGAGAAAGGATTGGTGGAAAACATTTCCATTTTCTGATAGATTCAATATAACTGAATTACGAATTCTCCATACTATTTATACTACTCAGGTCATACAGAAAGACCATAGTACCCTTAGTAACAgttactactactactactagtATCAATTactaattataataataataataatatgcataACTGTCTATTCCTGACACCCCCTCCAATATAATCAGTGTTACAATTTTTGTAAATATCATACTACCAACTACATAACCCACCAACTACAGGGTATATTCTCCAACCAATGCTGTCTATCCTAGATCCCGGGACATGTGTTAAAAATGATATCAAATTAATAGATTGAACAAATTATCTTCAATGGTTATCACTTGTGTTCGGTATCTATGGTGGCCTCTTAGGATTTCATCACTAGTTCAGTAGCTTATGGCATGGGTAATAGTAACGCAATGACTAAAAGACATACTCTGTGGACTAATAATATGACATAACGATGGTTTCTCCTGCAGTGCTATGAGTGTCTGGGGAATGGCCACCAATGACACTGAACAAAAGATAAATTGACAACAGCTGTCTGGAAGCAGCAGAGACACAACACAAATCAAACCTTACATTAACTACAGTGTGTCTTATAGCAAAGTAAAAGTAATTAACCCCTGAAACCCTACTATTGTTGCACATCCAAGTATCAAATGAACCCGCATGTAATTAGAAAATACATGATTAAAAATCTATTTGTGTGATTTTTTCAGTTCATCATGTTATGTTACTACTCGAGCAGAAGTAAttttgttaatttttaattatttttttgtcaAAGATATATAAGAAGCATTTGGTAATTTTCCCCAACACCTACTTTTCAGAAGAAGTCATTGGATACTAGATTTCAAGTATTTAGGAAAGGATTTAACTCCATTGAATTTCTGTTAATAACTAAGTTCTGTTGGGTTGTCAAAATGGTCATATTGCATCGTGCTTGCTCTACTGTTCTATGAGATACATGGCCCAAGTGCAAATAATCTATCGATTTTGCTAGATAACCATGCCACATTTATATAAACGAGTACCACCTTCAGAATTTATTCCTGAATTTCAGAAATAAGAGAAGTGATAACTAATAAATAACATGTCCTCCCATAAGGGTTGGACCCCACCCTTCACTGCGGAGTGTATATGTGGATATTATAATTTACCGGAGTTTCTACTGATGAGCTTCATGTCAAGCAAAAGTTGTCCTTCAAAACTTTGTATTACACTCGTGATAATtgataaataattcaaaaatgtaACATCACATAGCAGGACACTGAATATTCACCGCAGCCTCTAATcctaaataaaataaataaattgatgCAGTAACAAACAGGCCAAGG
This sequence is a window from Apium graveolens cultivar Ventura chromosome 9, ASM990537v1, whole genome shotgun sequence. Protein-coding genes within it:
- the LOC141687279 gene encoding trafficking protein particle complex II-specific subunit 120 homolog, whose translation is MEPDVSIETSCMIRIAVLPIGEITPSQFRDYVSMLDRHHKIDLSTINSFYTEHQKSPFSHQPWESGSLRFKFMIGGSPPSPWEDFQSNRKIHAVIGICHCPSSPDLDSVVEQFQVACKAYAASIVHRCFAFCPADSQLEHDSKKVGSLIMFPPADRQTLEFHLQTIVQDIAASLLMGFEDYVLKAESGGTILKTPLDSQASLGSEEVIKAKKRRLGRAQKTIGDYCLLSGSPVDANAHYSTSLELARLTGDYFWYAGALEGSVCALLIDRMGQQDSAVEDEVRYRYNSVILHYRKSFIQENAQRVSPLSFELEATLKLARFLSRRVQAKEVVELLTAAADGGKSLIDASDRLILYIEIARLFGTIGYHRKAAFFSRQVAQLYMQQENRLAATSAMQVLAMTTKSYRVQSRASIAKNRPQSEIDSDQADNSKMHHHLVVSLFESQWSTLQMVVLREILLSAVRAGDPLTGWSAAARLLRSYYPLITPAGQNGLASALANSAERLPSGTRCADPALPFIRLHSFPLHNSQIDIIKRNPAREDWWAGSAPSGPFIYTPFSKGESTNNCKQELIWIIGEPVHVLVELANPCGFNLIVDSIYLSVHSSNFDAFPISVDLPPNSSKVIMLSGIPTKVGQVKIPGCIVHCFGVITEHFFKDVDNLLLGAAQGLVLSDPFRCCGSGKLKNVSVPFITVVPPLPLLVSHVVGGDGAVILYEGEIREIWISVANAGTVSVEQAHISLSGKNQDSVISIAYEALKSALPLKPGAEVTIPVTLKAWQLSSVDLDNLNRNSHGNLVRQAKDGSSPLLTIHYAGLLNPGESSAYGRRLVTPLNICVLQGLSFVKAGLLAMEIPAHVGDNSSHVAQMDGGLTEVVDRSESKNDKLVKIDPYRGSWGLRFLELELSNPTDVVFEIGVSVQLENCNDKNTDLDDGDIAEYDYPKTRIDRDYTARVLIPLEHFKLPILDGSFLIKDYSPNAPPSSKSPNFSEKNMKAELNASIKNLISRIKVRWQSGRNSSGELNIKDTIQAALQSSVMDVLLPDPLTFGFRIAKSTTEVITSLNSSEDSDVQNNSSSFKGSIVANDMTPMEVLVRNNTKDTIKLSLSITCRDVAGENCLEGNKATVLWAGSLNGVKMEVPPLQEIKHAYSLYYMVPGEYTLLAAAVIDDASEVLRARAKCKLPDEPIFCRGPPFHVRVNGTL